From the Microthrixaceae bacterium genome, one window contains:
- a CDS encoding site-specific integrase: MLDLIVELEGDGHTWQQVADAVGEAFLAAADITRDAVAATPPPIASTRRGRPTTWTCEQLGRFLDFVADSPYLPAWLHLAASGSRRGEVFGLKWTEVDLDNAWIFCRADGTRFHPERFSREFLRKQYAHNKAHPGQPLPRLKLHGLRHTWATLALEEGIDIHVVSDRLGHSSTHITSEIYTQVRRPLQSDAADRVAARIFNRRAG; the protein is encoded by the coding sequence GTGCTCGACCTCATCGTGGAGCTCGAGGGCGACGGCCACACGTGGCAGCAGGTCGCCGATGCAGTCGGCGAGGCGTTCCTCGCCGCGGCCGACATCACTCGCGACGCCGTGGCTGCCACTCCCCCGCCCATCGCCTCGACCCGGCGAGGGCGGCCAACCACTTGGACTTGCGAGCAACTCGGCAGGTTCCTCGACTTCGTCGCCGACAGCCCCTACCTGCCGGCCTGGCTCCACCTCGCCGCCTCTGGTTCACGCCGCGGCGAGGTGTTCGGGCTCAAGTGGACCGAGGTCGACCTCGACAACGCCTGGATCTTCTGCCGGGCCGACGGCACGCGGTTCCACCCCGAACGGTTCAGCCGCGAGTTCCTCCGCAAGCAGTACGCCCACAACAAGGCCCACCCTGGTCAGCCCCTACCGAGGCTCAAGCTCCACGGCCTCCGCCACACCTGGGCCACCCTCGCCCTGGAGGAAGGTATCGACATCCACGTCGTCAGCGACCGCCTCGGCCACAGCAGCACCCACATCACCAGCGAGATCTACACCCAGGTCCGCCGTCCCCTGCAGTCCGACGCCGCCGATCGCGTCGCGGCGCGGATCTTCAATCGTCGAGCCGGATGA